One genomic window of Bacillus mycoides includes the following:
- the ytrI gene encoding sporulation membrane protein YtrI: protein MRVPSANTAKRWYLVLAGAAVGGILSWFIFLYIYGVFQQEQASKIAEQKEIIEKQEAKLHVLLEDQEKLNTENKRLLTIQEIKIKIINRKKYDLDNLTLENMTTSIHNDLQHLLTKNIQSIAKNKDLLKKVIENKTYKHYDRIYRFKVDTVSFDTVLEISIDIEKEK, encoded by the coding sequence ATGAGAGTACCGAGTGCCAATACAGCCAAAAGGTGGTATTTAGTTTTAGCTGGTGCTGCTGTTGGAGGGATTTTGAGCTGGTTTATTTTTTTGTACATATACGGTGTTTTTCAGCAGGAACAAGCTAGTAAAATAGCAGAACAAAAAGAAATCATCGAAAAACAAGAAGCAAAACTCCACGTCCTTCTCGAAGACCAAGAGAAATTGAACACAGAAAATAAACGACTCTTAACAATTCAAGAAATCAAAATAAAAATTATAAATCGAAAAAAATATGATTTAGACAATCTTACACTTGAAAATATGACCACCTCTATCCATAATGATCTCCAGCATCTTTTAACGAAAAACATTCAAAGCATCGCAAAAAATAAAGACCTACTCAAAAAAGTCATCGAAAATAAAACGTACAAACATTACGATCGTATATACCGCTTTAAAGTAGATACAGTCTCTTTTGATACCGTACTTGAAATTAGCATTGATATAGAGAAAGAAAAATAA
- the pepQ gene encoding Xaa-Pro dipeptidase: MNARLENLMQWLKEKNVEAAFLTSTPNVFYMTNFHCEPHERLLGMFVFQEKEPILICPKMEEGQARNAGWAHEIIGFTDTDRPWDMIAKAIKDRGIDANAVAIEKEHLNVERYEELTKLFPNAAFKSAEEKVRELRLIKDEKELSILREAAKMADYAVEVGINAIKENRSELEVLAIIEHELKTKGIHKMSFDTMVLAGANSALPHGIPGANKMKRGDFVLFDLGVIIEGYCSDITRTVAFGDISEEQTRIYNTVLAGQLQAVEACKPGVTFGAIDNAARSVIADAGYGDFFPHRLGHGLGISVHEYPDVKEGNESLLREGMVFTIEPGIYVPNVGGVRIEDDIYITKDGSEILTKFPKELQFVK, from the coding sequence ATGAATGCTAGATTAGAAAATTTAATGCAATGGCTAAAAGAAAAAAACGTAGAAGCTGCGTTCTTAACTTCTACACCGAACGTTTTCTACATGACAAACTTCCACTGTGAACCGCATGAAAGACTACTTGGTATGTTTGTATTCCAAGAAAAAGAACCTATTTTAATTTGTCCTAAAATGGAAGAAGGTCAAGCGCGTAACGCTGGCTGGGCACATGAAATTATCGGATTTACTGATACTGACAGACCATGGGATATGATTGCAAAAGCAATTAAAGATCGTGGTATTGATGCAAATGCAGTTGCAATTGAAAAAGAACATTTAAACGTAGAACGTTACGAAGAATTAACAAAATTATTCCCAAATGCAGCTTTCAAATCAGCTGAAGAGAAAGTTCGCGAGCTTCGCTTAATTAAAGATGAAAAAGAACTTTCTATTTTACGTGAAGCAGCTAAAATGGCAGACTATGCTGTTGAAGTTGGTATAAATGCAATTAAAGAAAATCGTAGTGAGCTAGAAGTATTAGCAATTATTGAGCATGAATTAAAAACAAAAGGCATCCATAAAATGTCATTTGATACGATGGTATTAGCAGGTGCAAACTCTGCTCTTCCACACGGTATTCCAGGTGCAAACAAAATGAAACGCGGCGATTTCGTACTATTTGATTTAGGTGTAATCATTGAAGGTTATTGCTCTGACATTACACGTACAGTAGCATTTGGTGATATTTCTGAAGAACAAACTCGCATTTACAACACTGTACTTGCTGGACAACTACAAGCAGTTGAAGCATGTAAACCAGGCGTTACATTTGGTGCAATTGACAACGCTGCTCGCTCTGTTATCGCAGATGCAGGTTACGGAGACTTCTTCCCACACCGCCTTGGTCACGGACTTGGAATTAGCGTACACGAATATCCAGATGTAAAAGAAGGCAACGAGTCTCTATTAAGAGAAGGCATGGTCTTCACAATCGAACCAGGTATTTACGTACCAAACGTAGGCGGCGTTCGTATTGAAGATGATATTTACATCACAAAAGACGGATCAGAAATTTTAACGAAGTTCCCGAAAGAATTACAATTTGTGAAATAA
- a CDS encoding metal-dependent hydrolase → MKVSYHGHSVVKIETNGKVILIDPFLTGNPKTDLKAEDVKVDAIILSHGHGDHVGDTVALAKKNNAVVVAPFELATFLGWQGVNTHPMHIGGSHEFDFGKVKFTQAFHGSSYIDEENKTITYTGMPAGILFTAEEKTVYHAGDTALFSDMKLIGELNNIDVAFLPIGDNFTMGPEDAVLAAKWIGAKTVVPMHYNTFPVIEQDPYQFVGRLQNCTGKVLEAGESITL, encoded by the coding sequence ATGAAAGTATCTTATCACGGGCATTCAGTTGTAAAGATTGAAACGAATGGAAAAGTTATTTTAATTGATCCGTTTTTAACAGGAAATCCGAAAACAGATTTAAAGGCTGAAGATGTAAAAGTTGATGCGATTATTTTATCGCACGGACACGGTGATCATGTTGGGGATACAGTAGCGTTAGCAAAGAAAAATAATGCGGTCGTTGTGGCACCATTTGAATTAGCGACATTTTTAGGCTGGCAAGGTGTAAATACACATCCAATGCATATTGGGGGTTCACATGAATTTGACTTTGGTAAAGTGAAATTCACACAAGCATTCCACGGATCTAGTTATATTGATGAAGAAAATAAGACGATTACATATACAGGTATGCCAGCTGGTATTTTGTTTACGGCAGAGGAGAAAACGGTATATCATGCAGGAGATACTGCGTTATTCTCTGATATGAAGTTAATTGGAGAACTTAATAATATTGATGTAGCATTTTTACCAATTGGTGATAATTTCACAATGGGGCCAGAAGATGCTGTTCTAGCTGCAAAATGGATTGGTGCGAAAACGGTTGTACCGATGCATTACAATACGTTCCCAGTTATCGAACAAGATCCATATCAATTTGTAGGAAGGCTACAAAATTGTACAGGGAAAGTATTAGAAGCTGGAGAAAGTATTACACTATAA
- a CDS encoding NAD(P)-dependent malic enzyme: MHKVHQGKLETVSKVKVENAKDLSLAYSPGVAEPCKEIYDDKSKVYEYTMKGNMVAVVTDGTAVLGLGNIGPEASLPVMEGKAVLFKSFAGVDAFPIALNTNDVDKIVETVKLMEPTFGGVNLEDIAAPNCFVIEERLKKETNIPIFHDDQHGTAIVTVAGLVNALKLVGKKMSDIKVVANGAGAAGIAIIKLLYRYGVRDVIMCDRKGAIYEGRPVGMNPVKDEVAKYTNKNRIEGSLADVLQGADVFIGVSAAGALTEEMVRTMNDDAIIFAMANPVPEIMPELAKAAGAAVVGTGRSDFPNQVNNVLAFPGIFRGALDVHATQINEEMKMAAVQAIAELVSEDELNADHIIPAPFDARVAPQVAAYVAKAAMETGVARRQVDPNEVAEKTKQLALIGKE, encoded by the coding sequence ATGCATAAAGTGCATCAAGGAAAATTAGAAACTGTATCAAAAGTAAAAGTAGAAAATGCAAAAGATTTAAGTCTTGCATATTCTCCAGGGGTTGCAGAGCCTTGTAAAGAAATTTATGACGATAAAAGTAAGGTATATGAATATACAATGAAGGGAAATATGGTAGCAGTTGTGACAGATGGAACGGCTGTACTTGGTCTTGGTAACATTGGACCTGAAGCATCTCTTCCAGTAATGGAAGGTAAAGCTGTATTATTCAAGAGCTTTGCTGGCGTAGATGCATTCCCGATTGCCTTAAATACAAACGATGTAGATAAAATTGTTGAAACTGTAAAATTAATGGAGCCAACTTTTGGCGGTGTAAACTTAGAAGATATCGCAGCACCAAATTGCTTCGTTATTGAAGAACGTTTGAAAAAAGAGACAAACATTCCGATATTCCATGATGATCAACACGGAACAGCTATCGTAACAGTAGCAGGCCTTGTGAACGCGCTGAAGTTAGTTGGAAAGAAAATGTCCGACATTAAAGTTGTCGCAAATGGTGCAGGTGCAGCAGGTATTGCAATCATTAAACTTTTATATCGCTATGGTGTACGTGACGTTATTATGTGTGACCGTAAAGGTGCAATCTATGAAGGTCGTCCTGTCGGTATGAATCCGGTGAAGGATGAAGTTGCAAAATATACAAATAAGAATCGTATCGAAGGTTCTTTAGCTGATGTTTTACAAGGTGCGGACGTATTCATTGGTGTATCTGCAGCAGGTGCATTAACTGAAGAGATGGTTCGTACAATGAATGACGATGCAATTATTTTTGCAATGGCGAATCCGGTTCCAGAAATTATGCCAGAATTGGCAAAAGCAGCGGGCGCAGCTGTTGTTGGAACAGGTCGTTCTGACTTCCCGAACCAAGTAAATAATGTACTAGCGTTCCCAGGTATTTTCCGCGGTGCACTTGATGTACATGCGACACAAATTAATGAAGAAATGAAGATGGCAGCTGTACAAGCCATTGCAGAGCTTGTATCAGAGGATGAGTTGAATGCAGACCATATCATTCCGGCACCATTTGACGCGCGTGTAGCGCCTCAAGTAGCGGCTTACGTTGCGAAAGCAGCAATGGAGACAGGAGTGGCTCGCCGTCAAGTAGATCCAAATGAAGTCGCTGAGAAAACAAAACAATTAGCGCTGATTGGTAAAGAATAA
- a CDS encoding YtrH family sporulation protein: protein MMRKAEIKTYFSYFVHIYEEERGMTMDVREHTFFSLLIISYFIAFGVILGGSLIGGFGAFLIGKPALTYISQFAQNLRIWALVAAIGGTFDTFYSFERSFFGGDMKDIVKQILLIFFATGGMQTGLIIIKWLTQEHV from the coding sequence GTGATGAGGAAAGCGGAAATCAAAACATACTTCTCATACTTTGTCCATATATATGAAGAAGAAAGGGGAATGACGATGGATGTAAGAGAACATACTTTTTTCTCTCTGCTTATTATTAGTTACTTTATTGCCTTTGGAGTTATACTTGGTGGTTCATTAATTGGCGGATTTGGTGCATTTCTCATCGGAAAACCAGCTCTAACTTATATTAGTCAATTTGCTCAAAACTTAAGAATTTGGGCACTCGTTGCAGCAATTGGCGGAACGTTCGATACCTTCTATAGCTTTGAAAGAAGCTTCTTTGGCGGAGATATGAAAGATATCGTAAAACAAATTCTCCTTATTTTTTTCGCAACTGGTGGTATGCAAACTGGTCTTATTATTATTAAGTGGCTTACACAGGAACATGTATGA
- a CDS encoding DUF3221 domain-containing protein: MKRALFFFISIFFLGSCSNSYVTFSGESKNRTGQYKGYVILRNDTVFFVGDKTFETKVELQNYMEQQMNKEHPSDTVLSFKDKNAYDQLKTGDKINVWSSQILESYPAKMIVEKFEIVEKIEKR, from the coding sequence ATGAAGAGAGCATTATTCTTTTTTATTAGTATTTTCTTTTTAGGAAGTTGTTCGAATTCGTATGTTACTTTTTCTGGAGAGAGCAAAAATCGGACGGGGCAATATAAAGGGTATGTCATATTAAGAAATGACACGGTGTTTTTTGTCGGTGATAAAACGTTTGAAACAAAAGTAGAGTTGCAAAATTATATGGAACAACAAATGAATAAAGAGCATCCATCAGATACAGTCTTGAGCTTTAAGGATAAAAACGCATATGATCAATTAAAAACAGGGGATAAAATAAATGTATGGTCTTCTCAAATACTTGAAAGCTACCCAGCAAAAATGATTGTAGAGAAATTTGAAATAGTAGAGAAGATAGAAAAAAGGTAG
- a CDS encoding DHH family phosphoesterase produces the protein MHEQILGAIKEFDTIIIHRHVRPDPDALGSQCGLGTILQESFPEKNIYMVGYNEPSLAFLRVMDDIEDSVYEDALVIVCDTANQERVCDQRYAKGKMVIKIDHHPNEDPYGDITWVDTTASSTSEMIYEFYSYGKDKGLTISKEAARLILAGIVGDTGRFLFPNTTAKTLRYVSELVDMDVKFTDLYNEMYKTKEKIARLNGYILQNFTMVEEGAAYIKLTKEVLEEFDVLSTEASGVVGALGNIDGLKAWVLFLEEDDVIRVRLRSKGPVINKLAMQYNGGGHPMASGAKASSWEEADRLFADLRELCK, from the coding sequence ATGCATGAGCAAATTTTAGGAGCAATTAAAGAGTTTGATACAATTATTATTCATCGTCATGTACGTCCGGATCCAGATGCGTTAGGTTCTCAGTGCGGACTTGGTACAATTCTGCAAGAATCGTTTCCAGAGAAAAATATTTATATGGTTGGGTACAACGAGCCTTCTTTAGCGTTTTTACGAGTAATGGATGATATTGAAGATAGTGTATATGAAGATGCACTTGTTATCGTTTGTGATACAGCAAATCAAGAGCGTGTTTGTGATCAACGTTATGCAAAAGGAAAGATGGTAATTAAAATTGATCATCATCCGAATGAAGACCCGTACGGAGATATTACGTGGGTGGATACGACAGCTAGTTCTACAAGTGAAATGATTTATGAGTTTTACAGTTATGGAAAAGATAAAGGATTAACGATATCAAAGGAAGCAGCTCGCCTTATTTTAGCGGGTATTGTCGGTGATACAGGTCGTTTCTTATTCCCAAATACAACAGCGAAAACACTTCGTTACGTAAGTGAGCTTGTTGATATGGACGTGAAATTCACAGATTTATACAATGAAATGTATAAGACAAAAGAAAAGATTGCTCGTTTAAACGGTTATATTTTACAAAATTTCACGATGGTAGAAGAAGGCGCAGCGTACATTAAATTAACGAAAGAGGTACTAGAAGAGTTTGATGTACTTTCTACTGAAGCATCTGGTGTTGTCGGGGCGCTTGGTAATATTGATGGATTAAAGGCATGGGTTCTATTTTTAGAGGAAGATGATGTTATTCGTGTTCGTCTTCGCTCAAAAGGACCAGTTATTAATAAATTAGCAATGCAATATAATGGCGGAGGACATCCGATGGCTTCTGGTGCAAAAGCATCTTCTTGGGAAGAAGCGGATCGCCTTTTTGCTGATTTACGTGAGCTGTGTAAATAA
- a CDS encoding DRTGG domain-containing protein, with amino-acid sequence MATKHNQILEHINSLPVGHKISVRQIAKDLSVSEGTAYRAIKDAENKGYVSTIERVGTIRIEQKKKENIEKLTYAEVVNIVDGQVLGGREGLHKTLNKFVIGAMKLEAMMRYTEAGNLLIIGNRTNAHQLALETGAAVLITGGFDTEEHVKKLADELKLPIISSSYDTFTVATLINRAIYDQLIKKEIVLVEDILTPIEETLYLKPSDIVQKWHEYNEETMHGRYPIVDENKKVLGIVTSKDMIGVAKETPIDKVMTKHPITVNGKMSVAAAARMMVWEGIELLPVVEDGNKLQGIISRQDVLQALQMIQRQPQVGETIDDIVTNQFMTPKEAKNEHLYQFSVTPQMTNSIGTLSYGVFTTIVTEATNRVIRAQKKSDSIVENLTIYFVKPVQIDNVVSVHPKVLEIGRKFGKVDVEVHHEGNVVGKALLMVQLIDK; translated from the coding sequence TTGGCTACCAAACATAATCAAATTTTAGAACATATTAATAGCCTGCCAGTAGGGCATAAAATTTCTGTGCGGCAAATTGCGAAAGATTTAAGTGTAAGTGAAGGGACCGCTTACCGTGCAATTAAAGATGCAGAAAATAAAGGGTATGTTAGTACAATTGAACGTGTCGGAACAATTCGAATTGAGCAAAAGAAGAAAGAGAATATCGAAAAACTGACATATGCAGAAGTCGTTAACATTGTCGATGGCCAAGTACTTGGGGGCAGAGAAGGACTACATAAAACGTTAAATAAATTCGTTATTGGGGCTATGAAATTAGAAGCGATGATGCGCTATACAGAAGCGGGGAACTTACTTATTATCGGTAACCGTACGAACGCACATCAATTAGCATTAGAAACAGGGGCTGCTGTATTAATTACAGGTGGATTTGATACAGAAGAGCATGTGAAAAAGTTAGCAGATGAATTGAAATTGCCAATTATTTCGAGTAGTTATGATACATTTACGGTCGCAACGTTAATTAACCGTGCAATTTATGATCAACTTATTAAGAAAGAAATTGTACTAGTTGAAGATATTTTAACACCAATTGAAGAAACACTATATTTAAAGCCTAGTGACATAGTGCAGAAATGGCATGAGTACAATGAAGAGACGATGCATGGACGTTATCCAATTGTGGATGAAAATAAAAAGGTGTTAGGTATCGTAACCTCGAAAGATATGATTGGTGTTGCGAAAGAAACACCGATTGATAAAGTTATGACGAAACACCCTATTACGGTAAATGGAAAAATGTCCGTCGCAGCTGCAGCACGTATGATGGTGTGGGAAGGTATTGAATTACTTCCTGTTGTGGAGGATGGAAATAAATTGCAAGGTATCATTAGTCGTCAAGATGTACTTCAGGCGCTGCAAATGATTCAGCGTCAACCACAAGTTGGTGAAACGATTGATGACATTGTAACGAATCAATTTATGACGCCGAAAGAAGCAAAAAATGAGCATTTATATCAATTTTCAGTGACACCACAAATGACGAATTCAATCGGGACGTTATCTTACGGTGTATTCACAACAATTGTGACAGAAGCAACAAACCGCGTCATTCGTGCGCAGAAGAAGAGCGATTCAATTGTTGAGAACTTAACAATTTATTTCGTAAAACCGGTTCAAATTGATAATGTTGTATCGGTTCATCCGAAAGTATTAGAAATTGGCCGTAAATTTGGTAAGGTTGATGTAGAAGTACATCATGAAGGTAATGTTGTCGGGAAAGCATTACTTATGGTGCAATTGATTGATAAATAA
- the dnaE gene encoding DNA polymerase III subunit alpha: MKFVHLQCQTVFSLLKSACKIDELVIRAKELGFSSLAITDENVMYGVIPFYKACKKNGIQPIIGLTASIFSEEEERSYPLVLLAENEIGYQNLLKISSSIMTKSKEGIPKKWLAHYAKGLIAISPGKDGEIEQLLLEDKESQAEEVAHTYQNMFSNFYISLQHHAIQDELLLQEKLSEFINKVNVPVVATNDVRYINQSDALVHECLLSVEGGTKMTDPDRPRMKTDQYYLKSSDEMEALFSHAEEAIQNTITIAERCQVEIPFHVNQLPKFPVPSNETNDTYLRRVCEEGLSKRYGTPKEVHIQRLNHELHVISRMGFSDYFLIVWDFMKYAHENRILTGPGRGSAAGSLVSYVLEITDIDPIEYDLLFERFLNPERVTLPDIDIDFPDIRRDEMIRYVKDKYGQLRVAQIVTFGTLAAKAAIRDIARVMGLPPRDIDIFSKLIPSKLGITLKDAYEESQSLREFIQGNLLHERVFEIAKRVEGLPRHTSIHAAGVIMSQEPLTGSIAIQEGHNDVYVTQYPADALEELGLLKMDFLGLRNLTLLENIIKFIVKKTGKQIDIRNLPLQDEKTFQLLGRGDTTGVFQLESGGMRNVLRGLKPNEFEDIVAVNSLYRPGPMEQIPTFIESKHGERRIEYLHPDLKPILERTYGVIVYQEQIMQIASKLAGFSLGEADLLRRAVSKKNRDILDQERKHFVQGCLENGYNETSSEQIYDLIVRFANYGFNRSHAVAYSMIGYQLAYLKANYTLEFMTALLSSAIGNEDKIVQYVRETKRKGFHVLPPSLQRSGYNFQIEGNAIRYSLLSIRNIGMATVTALLEEREKKMFEDLFEFCLRMPSKFVTERNLEAFVWSGCFDDFGVSRTTLWKSLKGALEYANLARDFDLGDAVPKSKYVQGEELSFIEQLNKEKEALGFYLSSYPTAQYAELGKELEIPSLAQAMRHKKKVQRAIVYITSVKVIRTKKLQKMAFITFCDQNDEMEAVIFPETYIHFSHRLQEGAIVLVDGTIEQRNHKLQWIVNGLYPLEEMDVYEEMKEASVYVKLPSQYEKKLVNQVTKILFDYSGFTKVLIYYEKEHKMVQLSRSLSIHPSEECLGALREIVGDENVVVKI; this comes from the coding sequence GTGAAGTTTGTGCATTTACAATGTCAAACCGTTTTTAGTTTATTAAAAAGTGCTTGCAAAATTGATGAGCTTGTCATTCGGGCGAAAGAGCTTGGATTTTCATCGCTGGCCATTACAGATGAAAATGTTATGTATGGAGTTATTCCGTTTTATAAAGCATGCAAGAAAAATGGTATACAGCCTATTATCGGCTTAACAGCTTCTATTTTTAGTGAAGAAGAAGAAAGGTCTTATCCACTCGTCTTACTTGCTGAGAATGAAATAGGCTATCAAAATTTATTAAAGATTTCTAGCAGTATTATGACGAAGTCAAAAGAAGGTATTCCGAAGAAGTGGCTTGCTCATTATGCGAAAGGATTAATTGCAATTTCACCAGGGAAAGACGGAGAAATTGAGCAGTTATTATTAGAAGACAAAGAGAGCCAGGCTGAAGAAGTAGCTCATACGTATCAAAATATGTTCAGCAATTTTTATATAAGTTTGCAGCATCATGCGATTCAAGATGAACTGCTTTTACAAGAAAAACTGTCTGAATTTATTAATAAGGTAAACGTTCCAGTCGTTGCAACAAATGATGTTCGCTATATTAATCAAAGTGACGCACTTGTTCATGAATGTTTATTATCTGTTGAAGGCGGAACGAAAATGACTGATCCAGATAGGCCGAGAATGAAAACGGATCAGTATTATTTAAAGTCATCGGATGAAATGGAAGCACTCTTTTCTCATGCTGAGGAAGCGATTCAAAATACAATAACAATCGCGGAACGTTGCCAAGTAGAAATTCCTTTCCATGTAAATCAACTACCGAAGTTTCCTGTTCCATCTAACGAGACGAATGATACGTATTTGCGCCGTGTTTGTGAAGAAGGCTTAAGTAAACGATATGGTACGCCAAAAGAAGTGCATATACAGCGTTTGAATCATGAATTACATGTGATTTCTCGTATGGGATTTAGCGATTATTTCCTCATCGTATGGGACTTTATGAAATATGCACATGAAAATCGTATTTTAACTGGGCCAGGCCGTGGATCGGCAGCGGGTTCACTCGTTTCTTATGTATTGGAAATTACAGATATTGATCCAATTGAATATGACTTATTATTTGAGAGGTTTTTAAACCCTGAACGTGTGACACTTCCAGATATTGATATTGATTTTCCAGATATAAGACGTGATGAGATGATTCGATATGTGAAAGATAAATATGGTCAGCTTCGTGTCGCTCAAATTGTAACGTTCGGAACTCTTGCAGCGAAAGCCGCAATTAGAGACATTGCTCGTGTAATGGGGCTCCCGCCAAGAGATATCGACATATTTTCAAAACTTATCCCATCAAAGCTTGGTATAACGTTAAAAGATGCATATGAGGAATCGCAATCGCTCCGTGAGTTTATACAAGGGAATCTTTTGCATGAGCGTGTGTTTGAAATTGCAAAACGTGTAGAGGGATTACCGCGTCATACGTCTATTCATGCAGCTGGCGTTATAATGAGCCAAGAACCGTTAACGGGAAGTATAGCGATTCAAGAAGGGCATAACGATGTTTATGTTACGCAATATCCAGCTGATGCATTAGAAGAACTTGGGTTGCTCAAGATGGACTTTTTAGGCTTACGTAATTTAACGTTACTTGAAAATATTATAAAGTTTATTGTTAAAAAAACTGGGAAACAAATTGATATAAGAAATTTACCTCTTCAAGATGAAAAGACGTTTCAATTGTTAGGAAGAGGGGATACAACAGGTGTATTCCAGCTTGAATCAGGTGGTATGCGAAATGTACTTCGCGGGTTAAAACCGAATGAATTTGAAGACATAGTTGCTGTTAACTCTTTATACAGACCAGGACCGATGGAACAAATTCCAACCTTTATTGAATCGAAGCATGGGGAAAGACGAATTGAATATTTACATCCAGATTTAAAGCCCATTTTAGAACGAACATACGGCGTAATCGTATACCAAGAACAAATAATGCAAATCGCATCGAAGTTAGCTGGATTTTCGCTTGGAGAAGCGGATTTACTGCGCCGTGCTGTGAGTAAAAAGAATCGTGATATTTTAGATCAAGAACGCAAGCACTTTGTTCAAGGTTGTTTGGAAAATGGATACAACGAGACATCTTCAGAACAAATTTATGATTTAATTGTAAGATTTGCGAATTACGGTTTTAACCGAAGTCACGCTGTAGCTTACAGTATGATTGGGTACCAGCTTGCATATTTAAAAGCGAATTATACGCTGGAATTTATGACTGCGTTATTATCAAGCGCAATTGGAAATGAAGATAAGATTGTGCAGTATGTACGAGAAACGAAGCGGAAAGGTTTTCACGTTTTACCGCCGTCTCTTCAGAGAAGTGGTTACAACTTCCAAATAGAAGGGAATGCGATTCGATATAGTTTACTTTCGATTCGGAATATCGGAATGGCTACCGTGACTGCGCTACTCGAAGAACGAGAGAAAAAAATGTTCGAAGATTTATTTGAGTTTTGTCTTCGTATGCCATCAAAATTTGTAACAGAGCGAAATTTAGAAGCGTTTGTCTGGTCTGGATGTTTTGACGATTTTGGTGTTTCAAGGACGACGTTATGGAAAAGTCTTAAAGGAGCGTTAGAGTATGCAAATCTTGCACGTGACTTTGATTTAGGGGATGCTGTTCCGAAATCAAAATATGTACAAGGAGAAGAGCTATCCTTTATTGAACAGTTAAATAAGGAGAAGGAAGCACTCGGTTTTTATTTATCTAGCTATCCGACAGCGCAGTATGCGGAGTTAGGAAAAGAATTAGAAATCCCATCTCTTGCTCAGGCGATGCGACATAAGAAAAAAGTACAAAGAGCAATCGTATATATAACAAGTGTGAAAGTTATTCGTACGAAAAAGTTGCAAAAGATGGCGTTTATTACATTCTGTGATCAAAATGATGAAATGGAAGCCGTCATTTTTCCAGAAACGTATATACATTTTTCACACAGGTTACAAGAAGGGGCAATTGTTTTAGTTGATGGTACGATTGAGCAAAGAAATCATAAGTTGCAATGGATCGTGAATGGACTATATCCGCTAGAAGAAATGGATGTTTATGAAGAAATGAAAGAAGCATCTGTTTACGTGAAATTGCCGTCTCAATATGAAAAAAAGCTTGTAAATCAAGTTACGAAAATATTGTTTGACTATTCAGGTTTTACGAAAGTACTAATTTATTATGAAAAGGAACATAAAATGGTACAATTATCTCGAAGTTTATCGATTCATCCAAGTGAAGAATGTCTAGGAGCACTTCGTGAAATTGTAGGGGACGAAAATGTCGTTGTGAAAATATAA
- a CDS encoding YtpI family protein yields MPVFVFCIIISFVLYLFYKTKFFRTNRPMEKGWLSGKSAMALGLFVLFFGINQFFLELSTARIIVGVLFILLGSASTFNGFRQYKHFLPLAVKEAESYKTT; encoded by the coding sequence ATGCCAGTATTCGTCTTTTGTATTATCATCTCATTTGTGTTGTACCTCTTCTACAAAACAAAATTCTTTCGTACAAACCGTCCAATGGAGAAAGGTTGGCTCTCAGGAAAATCCGCAATGGCACTCGGCTTATTCGTCCTATTCTTTGGGATAAACCAATTCTTTTTAGAACTTTCAACTGCACGCATTATCGTTGGTGTTTTGTTTATTTTACTTGGCAGCGCGAGTACATTTAATGGATTCCGCCAATATAAACATTTTTTACCATTAGCAGTCAAAGAAGCCGAATCTTATAAAACAACGTAA
- a CDS encoding DUF3949 domain-containing protein has protein sequence MSSEVLFFGGIALFYFLVMIPIQYLYLQGLHEKKKRTGLSQQELYKQMSFEEEQLHFHVQGNLFNIPSAFVAYTILKVKGRKKASQY, from the coding sequence ATGTCATCAGAAGTACTCTTTTTTGGTGGTATCGCACTCTTTTACTTTCTTGTGATGATACCAATTCAATATTTATATTTACAAGGATTGCATGAAAAAAAGAAAAGAACAGGATTATCTCAGCAAGAATTATACAAACAGATGTCTTTTGAAGAAGAACAATTACATTTTCACGTGCAAGGTAATCTCTTTAATATACCATCTGCGTTTGTTGCATATACGATTTTGAAAGTGAAGGGACGTAAAAAAGCATCACAATATTGA